Proteins co-encoded in one Candidatus Limnocylindrales bacterium genomic window:
- a CDS encoding transposase: MSWVSGSTSWCSYTEDQIREIVRQAARGEALSQLAARYQVPEFVIRGWQSRYGSGAESGDGAGRGASSSEARLAQLEEENARLRRIVADMSLENRALKERLSSRD, encoded by the coding sequence ATGAGTTGGGTAAGTGGCAGCACGTCCTGGTGTTCCTACACCGAAGACCAGATCCGCGAGATCGTCCGGCAGGCGGCGCGTGGCGAGGCGCTATCGCAGCTGGCGGCGCGCTACCAGGTGCCCGAGTTCGTCATCCGCGGATGGCAGAGCCGCTATGGTTCTGGCGCTGAATCGGGCGACGGTGCAGGCCGCGGAGCATCGTCCAGCGAGGCGCGCCTGGCGCAGCTCGAAGAGGAGAACGCCCGCCTGCGCCGGATCGTGGCCGACATGTCGCTCGAAAACCGGGCGCTGAAGGAGCGGCTGTCGAGCCGCGACTGA
- a CDS encoding transposase, which translates to MGWTQYTEQQIREILGLARMGMQPADLARRYNVPVVVIHVWQTKYGEGSGESDRGRLHRLEEEITKLNQLVGELTVEYHNVREKVARKG; encoded by the coding sequence ATGGGATGGACTCAATACACCGAGCAGCAGATCAGGGAGATCCTGGGCCTGGCCAGGATGGGCATGCAGCCCGCTGATCTCGCACGCCGCTACAACGTGCCGGTCGTGGTCATCCATGTCTGGCAGACCAAGTACGGCGAAGGCAGCGGCGAATCCGACCGCGGCCGCCTGCACCGTCTCGAAGAAGAGATCACCAAGCTCAACCAGCTCGTCGGCGAGCTGACCGTCGAATACCACAACGTCCGCGAGAAAGTCGCGCGCAAGGGCTGA
- a CDS encoding alpha/beta fold hydrolase, with protein MTLHHEIIGRGPALFVLHGLLGSLANWRSVARALADLRTIVLADLRSHGRSPHHPELTLAAMSQDVAELMSTLGHQSADVLGHSLGGKIAMQLAVTSAARVRSLIVLDIGPRRAPAMSETPLAACMALDLVEVKTREEAVRRLQDAVGTEALARWLAMNLEREPTSGRLRWRIPLAAIHAALPALSSDVSSGVYGGRALFLRGERSGYVTDADLPAIRSMFPAATVETVENAGHWLHQDAFDAVVQRLRKFLS; from the coding sequence GTGACGCTCCATCACGAGATCATCGGTCGAGGACCTGCGCTGTTCGTCCTGCACGGGCTGCTGGGATCCCTGGCCAACTGGCGCAGCGTAGCGCGCGCTCTGGCCGACCTTCGTACGATCGTTCTGGCCGACCTTCGCAGCCACGGCCGCAGCCCTCATCACCCGGAGCTGACTCTTGCGGCGATGTCGCAGGACGTCGCCGAGCTGATGAGCACGCTTGGCCACCAAAGCGCCGACGTGCTCGGCCACTCCCTCGGCGGCAAGATCGCGATGCAGCTTGCCGTGACGTCGGCGGCACGCGTGCGAAGCCTCATCGTCCTGGACATCGGCCCGCGGCGCGCGCCGGCGATGTCGGAGACGCCGCTTGCCGCATGCATGGCGCTCGATCTGGTCGAGGTGAAAACGCGCGAGGAAGCCGTGCGCCGGCTTCAGGACGCAGTAGGCACCGAAGCGCTGGCGCGCTGGCTGGCAATGAACCTCGAGCGAGAGCCGACCAGCGGCCGCCTGCGATGGCGAATCCCGCTGGCCGCGATCCATGCGGCCTTGCCCGCCCTCTCCTCCGACGTCAGCAGCGGCGTCTATGGGGGACGCGCGCTGTTCCTGCGTGGTGAGCGCTCCGGCTACGTCACCGATGCCGATCTTCCGGCCATTCGCTCGATGTTTCCCGCCGCAACCGTCGAGACCGTGGAAAACGCCGGCCACTGGCTGCACCAGGATGCGTTCGACGCAGTCGTGCAGCGTCTGCGGAAATTCCTGAGTTGA
- a CDS encoding glutaredoxin domain-containing protein, producing MKPVTVYTLRGCPFCVRLKRLLDAKHVSYEEKDVTWDGEERSRVKSVTGHPTFPQVFIGDTFVGGCDEVYQLERSGRLDPLLG from the coding sequence GTGAAGCCGGTTACCGTATACACATTGCGGGGTTGTCCCTTCTGCGTGCGCCTCAAGCGCCTGCTCGACGCCAAGCACGTCTCGTACGAAGAGAAGGACGTCACCTGGGACGGGGAGGAGCGCTCCCGCGTCAAGAGCGTCACCGGGCATCCGACTTTTCCCCAGGTCTTCATCGGCGACACCTTCGTCGGCGGCTGCGACGAGGTGTATCAGCTCGAGCGCAGTGGCCGTCTCGACCCGCTGCTGGGCTAA
- a CDS encoding right-handed parallel beta-helix repeat-containing protein, whose product MLAGLIHPISGAAEGCRSVARVFALVALAAALLPMASARAAECGDDVAGRRVPCACGDIVVSDTALSATDPVVSERCSRDGLFVATPAGQHGIRLDLSGLSLVGQGIGAGIRVVRGGSEGVTIIGGTDATRAQIAGFETGIAASGSTAVREIRNVDVVANHKDGLKVRSSGLRASDVSALRNGRSGLRVTGHGARLKDVQAADNAGTGIRLHGSGATVDGVVTGNAGSGARLTGRGHDLSASEVIGNGGAGVEASGRGHAISGATIGDNAGGDVRGSAEAVK is encoded by the coding sequence ATGCTTGCCGGACTGATTCATCCGATTTCGGGCGCGGCCGAAGGCTGCCGCAGCGTCGCGCGCGTCTTCGCGCTGGTGGCGCTCGCCGCGGCGCTTCTGCCGATGGCGTCGGCGCGCGCAGCCGAATGCGGCGACGACGTCGCGGGTCGGCGCGTGCCGTGTGCTTGCGGCGACATCGTCGTCAGCGACACCGCGCTCTCGGCCACCGATCCCGTCGTCAGCGAGCGCTGCTCTCGCGACGGTCTCTTTGTCGCGACGCCGGCGGGGCAGCACGGAATCAGGCTCGATCTCTCCGGCCTGAGCCTGGTCGGGCAGGGCATCGGCGCCGGCATCCGCGTCGTTCGCGGCGGCAGCGAGGGCGTCACCATCATCGGCGGAACCGATGCGACGCGCGCGCAGATCGCGGGCTTCGAAACCGGCATCGCCGCTTCCGGCAGCACGGCGGTCCGCGAGATCCGCAACGTGGACGTGGTCGCCAATCACAAGGATGGGCTGAAGGTCCGCTCCAGCGGCCTGCGAGCCTCCGACGTCAGCGCCTTGCGCAACGGCCGCAGCGGGCTTCGCGTGACCGGCCACGGCGCCAGGCTGAAGGACGTGCAGGCGGCCGACAACGCCGGCACCGGCATCCGCCTGCACGGCAGCGGCGCCACCGTCGACGGCGTCGTCACCGGGAACGCGGGCAGCGGCGCCAGATTGACGGGACGCGGGCACGACCTGTCGGCGAGCGAGGTCATCGGCAATGGCGGTGCGGGCGTCGAGGCCAGCGGCCGTGGCCACGCCATATCCGGTGCCACCATTGGCGACAACGCCGGCGGCGACGTTCGCGGCAGCGCGGAGGCGGTGAAGTAG
- the tadA gene encoding tRNA adenosine(34) deaminase TadA, giving the protein MSLSASDERFMRLALDEAREAAAGGEVPVGAVLVRDGQELARGRNRTIADADPSAHAEIIALRRAASAAGDFRIGGTLYVTLEPCVMCMGAMVQARVQRLVFGALDAKAGAAASLYRIAEDERLNHRFRVESGLLAQESGELLREFFRRRR; this is encoded by the coding sequence GTGAGCCTGTCTGCCAGCGACGAGCGCTTCATGCGGCTGGCGCTCGACGAAGCACGCGAGGCGGCTGCGGGCGGAGAAGTGCCGGTGGGGGCCGTTCTGGTTCGCGATGGCCAGGAGCTGGCGCGCGGGCGCAACCGCACCATCGCCGACGCCGATCCCAGCGCTCACGCCGAAATCATTGCTCTGAGGCGGGCCGCTTCGGCGGCGGGCGACTTCCGCATCGGCGGCACGCTGTACGTCACGCTCGAGCCCTGCGTGATGTGCATGGGCGCGATGGTGCAGGCACGCGTGCAGCGGCTGGTGTTCGGGGCGCTCGACGCGAAGGCTGGGGCGGCGGCCAGCCTCTACCGCATCGCCGAGGACGAGCGCCTCAATCACAGGTTTCGCGTCGAATCCGGGCTGCTGGCGCAGGAGTCGGGCGAGCTGCTGCGCGAGTTCTTTCGCCGCCGCCGCTGA
- a CDS encoding DUF692 domain-containing protein, protein MAAATPTDRDAAAAVNAVGVGLRPVHYPCLLERPRTAVTWFEAISENYMDSHGRPLQVLERIRADFPIALHGVSLSIGYRPTAQAADAFAELRARYLRKLAALADRIDPFLVSDHLCWTGIAGANVHDLLPTPLTDEALAWIVEQIDEVQGALGRSIVLENVSSYLTYASSTWTEWDFLAEVARRSGCGILLDVNNVYVSARNHGFDARAYLDAIPPASVAQIHLAGHTDMQAYLFDTHSRPVCAEVWELFDHVIARLPGVPVLIEWDDDIPEFPALEAEAQRAAAIARRHHPGAEGAAA, encoded by the coding sequence ATGGCGGCGGCCACGCCCACTGATCGCGACGCTGCAGCCGCGGTCAACGCGGTAGGAGTGGGGCTGCGCCCCGTCCACTACCCGTGTCTTCTGGAACGGCCTCGAACCGCGGTGACGTGGTTCGAGGCCATCTCCGAAAACTACATGGACAGCCACGGCCGTCCGCTCCAGGTGCTGGAGCGGATCCGCGCCGATTTCCCCATCGCACTTCACGGCGTCTCGCTATCCATCGGCTATCGCCCGACCGCGCAGGCGGCCGATGCCTTCGCCGAGCTTCGCGCGCGCTATCTTCGCAAGCTCGCCGCGCTGGCAGACCGCATCGATCCTTTCCTCGTCTCCGACCATCTGTGCTGGACCGGCATTGCGGGCGCCAACGTGCACGATCTTCTGCCGACGCCGCTGACCGACGAGGCGCTGGCGTGGATCGTCGAGCAGATCGACGAGGTGCAGGGCGCGCTCGGCCGCAGCATCGTGCTGGAGAACGTCTCCAGCTATCTGACCTACGCCTCCTCGACGTGGACCGAGTGGGACTTCCTTGCCGAGGTCGCACGCCGGTCGGGCTGCGGCATCCTGCTCGACGTCAACAACGTCTACGTCAGCGCGCGCAATCACGGCTTCGACGCGCGTGCCTACCTGGATGCCATTCCGCCGGCCTCCGTGGCGCAGATCCATCTTGCCGGCCACACCGACATGCAAGCCTACCTGTTCGACACGCATTCACGGCCGGTGTGCGCGGAGGTGTGGGAGCTGTTCGACCATGTCATCGCGCGCCTTCCCGGCGTGCCGGTGTTGATCGAGTGGGACGACGACATTCCGGAGTTCCCGGCGCTCGAAGCCGAAGCGCAGCGCGCGGCGGCGATCGCGCGGCGCCATCATCCCGGCGCGGAAGGCGCGGCGGCGTGA
- a CDS encoding DNA-binding domain-containing protein — MSAKSEPRRLDALQSDLARSLIDGTALPLAGSEIIPGGDLDAEGALDVYRRGYRARLTEQLGETYEAVWWVLGDEGFFDVCRRYIAEHPSSSYNLSDYGEGLADFLAAAPESTEMEALPDLARLEWRFKELFHAPEHAHVPVEELAALGDLSSVRLVLGEAVGLIESRFAIGEIFARRKEPPDAAAPFDWRRPQRLLLYKLDGQIYTKELPAGAFAVLEALRDGARVEDALVAALEADDGFGEEQASAVFELLARCGLVTSAAASASPITSTP, encoded by the coding sequence GTGAGCGCGAAGTCCGAACCGCGCCGGCTCGATGCGCTGCAGTCGGACCTCGCTCGCAGCCTGATCGACGGCACTGCCCTCCCGCTTGCCGGCAGCGAGATCATTCCGGGCGGCGATCTCGATGCCGAGGGAGCGCTCGACGTCTACCGGCGCGGCTACCGCGCGCGCCTTACCGAACAACTCGGCGAGACGTACGAGGCGGTGTGGTGGGTGCTCGGCGACGAAGGCTTCTTCGACGTCTGCCGCCGCTACATCGCGGAGCATCCGTCTTCCTCCTACAACCTGAGCGACTATGGCGAAGGCCTGGCCGACTTCCTTGCCGCCGCGCCCGAGAGCACCGAGATGGAGGCGCTGCCGGACCTGGCGCGCCTGGAGTGGCGGTTCAAGGAGCTGTTCCACGCGCCCGAGCACGCGCACGTGCCGGTGGAGGAGCTTGCCGCGCTCGGCGACCTCTCGTCGGTGCGCCTGGTTCTCGGCGAGGCCGTGGGGCTGATCGAGTCGCGCTTCGCCATCGGCGAGATCTTCGCGCGGCGCAAGGAGCCGCCCGACGCTGCCGCGCCCTTCGACTGGCGCCGACCGCAGCGTCTGCTGCTCTACAAGCTGGACGGGCAGATCTACACCAAGGAGCTGCCCGCAGGCGCGTTCGCGGTCCTCGAGGCGCTGCGAGATGGCGCCAGGGTCGAGGATGCGCTGGTGGCGGCCCTGGAAGCCGATGACGGCTTCGGCGAGGAGCAGGCCAGTGCCGTGTTCGAGCTGCTCGCGCGCTGCGGCCTGGTGACCTCTGCGGCTGCGAGCGCTTCCCCCATTACTTCAACGCCATAA
- a CDS encoding LON peptidase substrate-binding domain-containing protein — protein sequence MIPLPEHIPIFPLSEVVLFPDTMLPLHIFEPRYRKMLADALDGDRVIGMVLIKDPDADPPAVYPVGCAGTIIEHKPFADGRSMIVLQGTVKFRIRRELDADEPYRVVQAQALYEGPPPMDLVRSWREELRQNLIDLVKASSGEEEMIHRLFEKLDLMAMTNSLCASLPLDVLEKQSLLECATIEQREHQLSTLLQFKVAEARLGIDASRDADT from the coding sequence GTGATCCCGCTGCCCGAGCACATTCCGATCTTCCCGCTGAGCGAGGTGGTGCTGTTCCCCGACACCATGCTGCCGCTGCACATCTTCGAGCCGCGCTATCGCAAGATGCTCGCCGACGCGCTCGACGGCGACAGGGTGATCGGCATGGTGCTCATCAAGGATCCCGATGCCGATCCGCCTGCGGTCTATCCGGTGGGCTGCGCCGGGACCATCATCGAGCACAAGCCTTTCGCCGATGGGCGGTCGATGATCGTGCTGCAGGGAACCGTGAAGTTCCGCATCCGCCGCGAGCTCGATGCCGACGAGCCCTACCGCGTCGTGCAGGCGCAGGCATTGTACGAGGGGCCGCCGCCGATGGATCTGGTGCGAAGCTGGCGCGAGGAGCTGCGGCAGAACCTCATCGATCTGGTCAAGGCGAGCTCCGGCGAGGAAGAGATGATCCATCGCCTCTTCGAGAAGCTCGACCTGATGGCGATGACCAACTCGCTGTGCGCCAGCCTGCCGCTGGACGTTCTCGAAAAGCAGAGCCTGCTCGAGTGCGCGACCATCGAGCAGCGCGAGCATCAGCTGTCCACCCTCCTGCAGTTCAAGGTCGCCGAAGCTCGCCTCGGCATCGACGCTTCGCGCGACGCCGACACCTGA
- a CDS encoding HAD-IA family hydrolase: protein MRLPRPAAGVIFDLDGVLLDTEHFYTEVTQEICGGYGKVFDWSIKRNMIGRPSLESAQYLVEALSLPITPQEYLKRRGARLEELFAGALEQPGAERFTRALCERRVPIAVATSSERRLFELKTGRHGEWFGCFGAVVVGDDPRVKAGKPAPDIFLVAASELGIEPSRCVVFEDAPAGLQAARAAGMMVVALPDPAMDRAPYESADLVIDSFDQITPEDLGL from the coding sequence GTGAGACTGCCGAGGCCCGCAGCAGGGGTGATCTTCGATCTGGATGGCGTCCTGCTCGACACCGAGCACTTCTACACCGAGGTGACGCAGGAGATCTGCGGCGGCTACGGCAAGGTTTTCGACTGGTCGATCAAGCGCAACATGATCGGGCGTCCTTCGCTGGAATCGGCGCAGTATCTGGTCGAAGCGCTGTCGCTCCCGATCACGCCGCAGGAGTATCTGAAGCGACGCGGCGCGCGTCTGGAGGAGCTGTTTGCCGGAGCGCTCGAGCAGCCGGGCGCCGAGCGGTTCACACGCGCGCTGTGCGAGCGCCGCGTGCCGATCGCGGTCGCCACCAGCAGCGAGCGGCGGCTGTTCGAGCTCAAGACCGGCAGGCACGGAGAATGGTTCGGTTGCTTCGGCGCGGTCGTCGTCGGTGACGATCCTCGCGTGAAGGCTGGCAAACCGGCGCCCGACATCTTTCTGGTCGCAGCTTCCGAGCTCGGCATCGAGCCGTCGCGGTGCGTGGTGTTCGAGGATGCGCCGGCCGGTCTTCAGGCAGCGCGCGCGGCTGGCATGATGGTGGTGGCGCTGCCCGATCCGGCGATGGACCGCGCCCCGTACGAGAGCGCGGATCTGGTGATCGACTCCTTCGACCAGATCACTCCGGAAGATCTCGGACTGTAG
- a CDS encoding OsmC family protein translates to MVRIEVEYKGDLHCEARHAPSGTELETDAPVDNQGRGESFSPTDLVATALGTCMATIMGIVARKNGWNIEGTRMTLDKEMTAAAPRRIQRIAVQIEVPAALEDEARRALEQAAHTCPVRLSILPAIDVPVTFRWR, encoded by the coding sequence ATGGTACGGATCGAGGTCGAGTACAAGGGCGATCTGCACTGCGAAGCGCGGCATGCACCTTCCGGAACCGAGCTGGAGACCGACGCGCCGGTCGACAATCAGGGACGCGGCGAGTCCTTCTCTCCGACGGATCTGGTCGCCACCGCTCTGGGCACGTGCATGGCGACCATCATGGGCATCGTCGCTCGCAAGAACGGCTGGAACATCGAGGGTACGCGCATGACGCTGGACAAGGAGATGACTGCCGCGGCGCCGCGCCGCATCCAGCGAATCGCGGTGCAGATCGAGGTGCCGGCAGCGCTCGAGGACGAGGCGCGACGGGCGCTCGAGCAGGCAGCGCACACCTGCCCGGTGCGGCTGAGCATTCTTCCGGCCATCGACGTTCCGGTCACGTTCCGCTGGCGGTAG
- a CDS encoding CaiB/BaiF CoA-transferase family protein, with product MGPLSGFRVIEMAGLAPAPYAGLILADFGAEVIRVDRSPTAGSRPDPTRDYLARGKRSIGINMKDARGVATLLRLIEKADVLIEPFRPGVMEKLGAGPEVAMARNPALVYARLTGWGQDGPFAPMAGHDINYIALSGALSLFGREGEKPIPPVNLLGDFAGGGMLCALGVVLALLERSRSGKGQVVDSAMVDGAAHLSSFVFGFFHAGLWGGPRGTNLLDTGAHFYDTYETSDGQFMSVGAIEPQFYARLLDGLGLAGEDLPYQMDRSSWGDMRRRFAEVFRTRTRQEWTQIFDGTDACVAPILGLGEAAAHPHNVARKTFVDGVGGAMMPAPAPRLSRTPGNAAASAPIPGAHTDAVLAEAGLSSQEIAELRAAGAVG from the coding sequence ATGGGACCTCTTTCCGGCTTTCGCGTCATCGAGATGGCAGGGCTGGCCCCGGCACCCTACGCCGGCCTGATCCTGGCCGACTTCGGTGCCGAAGTGATCCGCGTCGACCGCAGCCCGACCGCCGGCTCCCGGCCCGATCCAACGCGCGACTACCTGGCTCGCGGCAAGCGTTCGATCGGAATCAACATGAAGGACGCCCGCGGCGTGGCCACGCTGCTGCGGCTGATCGAGAAAGCCGACGTGTTGATCGAGCCGTTCCGCCCCGGCGTGATGGAGAAGCTGGGGGCGGGGCCCGAGGTTGCGATGGCCCGCAACCCTGCGCTCGTCTACGCGCGGCTGACCGGCTGGGGCCAGGACGGGCCTTTCGCCCCAATGGCCGGGCACGACATCAACTACATTGCGCTGTCGGGGGCGCTCAGCCTCTTCGGACGCGAGGGCGAGAAGCCGATCCCGCCGGTCAATCTGCTCGGCGACTTCGCCGGCGGCGGCATGCTGTGCGCGCTCGGCGTGGTGCTGGCGCTTCTCGAGCGCAGCCGGTCGGGAAAAGGCCAGGTCGTCGACTCGGCGATGGTCGACGGCGCCGCGCATCTGTCGAGCTTCGTCTTCGGCTTCTTTCATGCGGGGCTCTGGGGCGGGCCGCGCGGCACCAACCTTCTGGATACCGGCGCGCACTTCTACGACACCTACGAGACCAGCGACGGCCAGTTCATGTCCGTGGGCGCCATCGAGCCTCAGTTCTACGCGCGCCTGCTCGACGGCCTGGGCCTTGCCGGCGAGGACCTGCCGTATCAGATGGACCGCTCGAGCTGGGGCGACATGCGCAGGCGATTCGCCGAAGTGTTCCGCACCAGGACGCGCCAGGAGTGGACGCAGATCTTCGACGGCACCGACGCGTGCGTTGCTCCGATCCTCGGCCTCGGCGAGGCGGCCGCGCATCCTCACAATGTCGCGCGCAAGACGTTCGTCGACGGCGTGGGAGGCGCGATGATGCCTGCACCGGCGCCGCGTCTTTCGCGCACGCCCGGCAATGCCGCCGCCTCGGCGCCCATTCCCGGCGCCCACACCGATGCGGTGCTGGCCGAAGCGGGATTGTCGTCGCAGGAGATCGCCGAGCTGCGCGCGGCCGGCGCCGTCGGCTGA